From Monomorium pharaonis isolate MP-MQ-018 chromosome 9, ASM1337386v2, whole genome shotgun sequence, the proteins below share one genomic window:
- the LOC105829009 gene encoding alpha-crystallin A chain isoform X1 yields the protein MYLLPLLFSNLHLGLDAPFNSMDFSTGTLSKTNLALDFFYKPWINLLNHNQYIASTTNIDDDVFKITMNVQQFNPEEITVKVIDGWVVVEAKHKKHNKINIATRQFVKQYLLPNRVDVNQVTSSISKNGILTITAPLKLAEEKMIQIEVDARQTATGQTTAGQAGTGHAEKTNIKQAGGRTNSKADAGQVTAEKIVAEKASAEYTKAQKTNAGKASAYYTQCDY from the coding sequence GGATTGGATGCTCCTTTTAACTCAATGGATTTCTCCACTGGAACTCTTAGTAAAACGAATCTTGCCTTGGATTTCTTTTACAAACCCtggataaatttgttaaatcatAATCAATATATCGCCAGTACCACAAACATTGACGACGATGTCTTCAAAATCACTATGAACGTGCAGCAGTTCAATCCAGAAGAGATCACTGTCAAAGTGATAGATGGTTGGGTGGTCGTTGAAGCCAAACATAAGAAACATAACAAGATCAATATTGCGACCCGGCAATTCGTGAAACAATATCTATTACCTAATCGCGTCGATGTCAATCAGGTAACATCTTCGATATCGAAAAATGGTATTTTAACGATTACGGCGCCGTTAAAACTGGCGGAAGAAAAGATGATTCAAATTGAGGTTGATGCGAGACAGACTGCCACTGGACAAACGACTGCTGGACAAGCTGGTACAGGACATGCAGAAAAAACTAATATCAAACAGGCTGGTGGAAGAACTAATAGTAAAGCAGACGCTGGACAGGTTACTGCTGAAAAGATTGTCGCTGAAAAGGCTAGCGCAGAATATACTAAAGCGCAAAAGACAAATGCAGGAAAAGCTAGTGCATATTATACACAGTGTGACTATTAA
- the LOC105829009 gene encoding alpha-crystallin A chain isoform X2 codes for MYLLPLLFSNLHLGLDAPFNSMDFSTGTLSKTNLALDFFYKPWINLLNHNQYIASTTNIDDDVFKITMNVQQFNPEEITVKVIDGWVVVEAKHKKHNKINIATRQFVKQYLLPNRVDVNQTATGQTTAGQAGTGHAEKTNIKQAGGRTNSKADAGQVTAEKIVAEKASAEYTKAQKTNAGKASAYYTQCDY; via the exons GGATTGGATGCTCCTTTTAACTCAATGGATTTCTCCACTGGAACTCTTAGTAAAACGAATCTTGCCTTGGATTTCTTTTACAAACCCtggataaatttgttaaatcatAATCAATATATCGCCAGTACCACAAACATTGACGACGATGTCTTCAAAATCACTATGAACGTGCAGCAGTTCAATCCAGAAGAGATCACTGTCAAAGTGATAGATGGTTGGGTGGTCGTTGAAGCCAAACATAAGAAACATAACAAGATCAATATTGCGACCCGGCAATTCGTGAAACAATATCTATTACCTAATCGCGTCGATGTCAATCAG ACTGCCACTGGACAAACGACTGCTGGACAAGCTGGTACAGGACATGCAGAAAAAACTAATATCAAACAGGCTGGTGGAAGAACTAATAGTAAAGCAGACGCTGGACAGGTTACTGCTGAAAAGATTGTCGCTGAAAAGGCTAGCGCAGAATATACTAAAGCGCAAAAGACAAATGCAGGAAAAGCTAGTGCATATTATACACAGTGTGACTATTAA